The DNA window AACGCAAATTccgatttatggatttttatcgCAAATTCCGATTTTTCTTaaatatggatttatgttttgGTATTTATgaagatataaaaaaaattctagtattatttatttaaagtaaGAGGTAAGGGATGTTTCACTAACAACTCTTAGAGTTGTTCTTTTAGCTCCTTGAGTTCAGCTGGGAGCCCTTCGGCATGGTGTATTGGAGATTGATGCAATACCATGTACCAAATTTATCTCGAACTCTACTTCACGGTCCAAGACCTTTCCAAGAAGCCCTTCTTCAAAAATGTCTGAAATTCTCGTATTACtggaatatcttccaacttTAGCTCATCTCCTTCGTGCACTACATTCACCATTGCTAAGTGCATCAGAAAATTATGCTACACAGTTTCAACACACCATATCACAGTATGAATGCAATGCAGTATGTCTAAGTCCTAAAGATGCATATGCAAATgagatgttgtccgagatgttgtaacatctaaGACAACATCCAAGAATGATTAGGCAGAAAacatgctgagagatttcctAAGGTTGGAAAACCTTTCAAAATCCAATGCTTTGGTGAATATGTCGGCTAGTTGGTTATCGGTATTAACAAACTCCATTCAAACCAATCCTTTCTCTACAagatctcgaataaaatgatgtcttatgtcaatgtgctttgtttgagagtgttgtactggattttttgaaatgttaATGACACTTGAATTATCACAGTACATAACTAAAGGTTCACTCTTAAGCCCATAATCTtctatcatttgattcatccataAAAGTTGAGTGCAACCACTTCCGGCTGCCACATATTCGGATTCAGAAGTTGAAAGTGATACACAGTTCTGTTTTCTACTATGCCATGATATCAAATTATTTCCAAGATAGAAACACCCACCAGAAGTACTTTTTCTATCATCCAAATCCCTAGCCCAATCAGCATCAGAAAACCCTACTAGATTTGAGTTGGTTTCGTGTGTATACCATAATCCTAAGTCAATGGTTCCGGCTATGTATCGTAAGATACGTTTTACGGCTTTTAAGTGAGAAATCTTAGGATTAGATTGGTATCTAGCACACAAACAAACACTAAACATTAAGTCTGGGCGGCTATCAATCAAGTACAGAAGGCTTCCTATGATGCTGCGGTAAAGGGTGTTGTCAACATCTTCGGCCGCAACATCTTTGGATAACTTTTCATTTGAGCCCATaggtgttttcatgtgcttggtGTTTTCATTTGCAAATTTCTTTACTAGATTCTTAGCATACTTACTTTGACATAAGAAGATTTCatcatgcatttatttgattTGCACACCAAGAAAAAAGTGTAATTCACcaaccatgctcatttcaaatgtaGTAGACATGCATTCAACAAAATCATTAGCATGCTTTTGGGATGAAGAGACgaaaatgatatcatcaacatagatttgACAAATGAGGATCTCACCTTTGGATTTCTGAATAAAGAGAGTTTTAtctacctcacctcgtttgaatcCAATTTCGAGTAGGTATTCAGCCAATCTGTCATACCAAGCACGAGGTGCTTGCTTCAAACCATAGAGAGCCTTTTTCAACTTGTATATATGATCAAGATTATGTGGATCTTCAAATCCTTTAGGTTGTCTAACATATACTTCTGAACACAAAATCCCATTCAAAaatgcacttttaacatccatttgaaataGT is part of the Primulina eburnea isolate SZY01 chromosome 1, ASM2296580v1, whole genome shotgun sequence genome and encodes:
- the LOC140805165 gene encoding secreted RxLR effector protein 161-like encodes the protein MGSNEKLSKDVAAEDVDNTLYRSIIGSLLYLIDSRPDLMFSVCLCARYQSNPKISHLKAVKRILRYIAGTIDLGLWYTHETNSNLVGFSDADWARDLDDRKSTSGGCFYLGNNLISWHSRKQNCVSLSTSESEYVAAGSGCTQLLWMNQMIEDYGLKSEPLVMYCDNSSVINISKNPHNFLMHLAMVNVVHEGDELKLEDIPVIREFQTFLKKGFLERSWTVK